Proteins encoded within one genomic window of Gigantopelta aegis isolate Gae_Host chromosome 2, Gae_host_genome, whole genome shotgun sequence:
- the LOC121388172 gene encoding glycine-rich cell wall structural protein 1.8-like: MEEHTGGDHNGDDHNGSDHTGGDHTGGDHTGGDHNGSDHTGGDHTGSDGGDHTGSDHNGGDHNGGDHTGGDHTGGDHNGSDHTGGDHTGGYHTGGDHNGSDHTGGDHNSSDHSGGDHNGSDHNGGDHNGSDDKGGDHSGGDHSGGDHNGGDHTGGDHTGGDHTDGDDTGGDDTNGDHTGGGHTGGGRTGGDHTGGGHTGGGHTGGDHTGGGHTGGGHTGGGHTGGGHTGGDHTGGGHTGGDHTGGGHTGGGDHTGGCHTGGDHTGGGHTGGGHTGGGHTGGDHTGGDHTGRGHTGRDHTCGDHTGSDHTSCDHTGGVNTGGDHTSCDHTVGDHTGGDHTGGDHTGGDHNGSGHTGGDHNSCDHIGGDHTGGDHNGSDHTGGDHNGSDHTGGDHTGGDDNGGDHNGSDDNGGDYSGGDHTGGDHTGGDHTILMVMILTGGDQTGGDQTGGGHTGGDHTGGNHTGGGHTGGDHTGGGHTGGGHTGGDHTGGDHTGGGHTGGDHTGRDHTGRDHTCGVNTGGDHTSCDHTVAGGSASYLENGGVISASRRHEVGRWVLFSPLTHSWALGSVLSSNPQLGAGFCSLL; this comes from the exons ATGGAG GAGCATACTGGTGGTGATCATAATGGTGATGATCATAATGGTAGTGATCATACTGGTGGTGATCATACTGGTGGTGATCATACTGGTGGTGATCATAATGGTAGTGATCATACTGGTGGTGATCATActggtagtgatggtggtgatcATACTGGTAGTGATCATAATGGTGGTGATCATAATGGTGGTGATCATACTGGTGGTGATCATACTGGTGGTGATCATAATGGTAGTGATCATACTGGTGGTGATCATACGGGTGGTTATCATACTGGTGGTGATCATAATGGTAGTGATCATACTGGTGGTGATCATAATAGTAGTGATCATAGTGGTGGTGATCATAATGGTAGTGATCATAATGGTGGTGATCATAATGGTAGTGATGATAAAGGTGGTGATCATAGTGGTGGTGATCATAGTGGCGGTGATCATAATGGCGGTGATCATACTGGTGGTGATCATACTGGTGGTGATCATACAGATGGTGATGATACTGGTGGTGATGATACTAATGGTGATCATACTGGTGGTGGTCATACCGGTGGTGGTCGTACCGGTGGTGACCATACCGGTGGTGGTCATACTGGTGGTGGTCATACCGGTGGTGACCATACCGGTGGTGGTCATACTGGTGGTGGTCATACTGGTGGTGGTCATACCGGTGGTGGTCATACCGGTGGTGATCATACCGGTGGTGGTCATACCGGTGGTGACCATACCGGTGGTGGTCATACCGGTGGTGGTGACCATACCGGTGGTTGTCATACCGGTGGTGATCATACCGGTGGTGGTCATACCGGTGGTGGTCATACTGGTGGTGGTCATACCGGTGGTGATCATACTGGTGGTGATCATACTGGCCGTGGTCATACTGGCCGTGATCATACTTGTGGTGATCATACTGGTAGTGATCACACTAGTTGTGATCATACTGGTGGTGTTAATACTGGTGGTGATCACACTAGTTGTGATCATACTGTTGGTGATCATACCGGTGGTGATCATACCGGTGGTGATCATACTGGTGGTGATCATAATGGTAGTGGTCATACTGGTGGTGATCATAATAGTTGTGATCATATCGGTGGTGATCATACTGGTGGTGATCATAATGGTAGTGATCATACTGGTGGTGATCATAATGGTAGTGATCATACTGGTGGTGATCATactggtggtgatgataatggtggtgatcATAATGgtagtgatgataatggtggtgattATAGTGGTGGTGATCATACTGGTGGTGATCATACTGGTGGTGATCATACTATACTGATGGTGATGATACTG ACCGGTGGTGACCAGACCGGTGGTGACCAGACCGGTGGTGGTCATACCGGTGGTGATCATACTGGTGGTAACCATACCGGTGGTGGTCATACCGGTGGTGACCATACTGGTGGTGGTCATACCGGTGGTGGTCATACTGGTGGTGACCATACCGGTGGTGACCATACCGGTGGTGGTCATACCGGTGGTGATCATACTGGCCGTGATCATACTGGCCGTGATCATACTTGTGGTGTTAATACTGGTGGTGATCACACTAGTTGCGATCATACTGTTG CTGGCGGCTCAGCGAGTTACCTGGAGAATGGAGGAGTGATATCAGCGAGCAGACGACACGAAG TTGGGCGCTGGGTTCTGTTCTCTCCTCTAACCCACAGCTGGGCGCTGGGTTCTGTTCTCTCCTCTAACCCACAGTTGGGCGCTGGGTTCTGTTCTCTCCTCTAA